A genome region from Bradyrhizobium commune includes the following:
- a CDS encoding HpcH/HpaI aldolase/citrate lyase family protein, protein MSSRTKRARRAQLAVPATTDKLLAKAAQNPADHVFLDLEDAVAPTAKKQAREQVIRALNELEWDNKVRCVRINDLSNPNCYQDIVEIVSRAGANLDTIMVPKVKVAADIHFVVTLLEQVEKQSQLNRKIGIEVIIEDVDAVHNAFEIARSSERVEALIFGAGDFAASMGIDMRAAERPGQADELWYFARYQMVMAARSVGIDAIDSPILDVRDVDAYTADARRGLAMGFTGKWAIHPLQVAPAMEVFTPAREKVEFARRVVSAYAEAEAKGIGSILFEGQMLDAAVVRNHRLLVEHAQRMGL, encoded by the coding sequence ATGAGTAGCCGAACGAAACGAGCGCGCCGCGCTCAGCTGGCGGTGCCGGCTACCACGGACAAGCTTTTGGCGAAGGCCGCTCAGAACCCCGCGGATCATGTTTTTCTCGATCTGGAGGATGCTGTTGCACCAACCGCCAAAAAACAAGCGCGTGAACAAGTCATCCGAGCTTTGAACGAACTTGAATGGGACAATAAGGTTAGGTGTGTTCGGATCAACGATCTATCCAATCCGAATTGTTATCAGGACATCGTTGAGATTGTTAGCCGCGCCGGCGCAAACCTCGATACGATCATGGTTCCGAAAGTGAAGGTCGCGGCGGACATCCATTTTGTTGTGACGCTTTTGGAGCAGGTGGAAAAGCAGTCGCAACTTAATCGCAAAATCGGAATCGAAGTTATAATCGAAGATGTCGACGCGGTTCACAATGCATTCGAGATTGCTCGAAGTTCCGAACGCGTGGAGGCCCTGATTTTTGGGGCGGGTGACTTTGCTGCGTCCATGGGTATCGACATGAGGGCGGCCGAGCGGCCCGGGCAGGCGGACGAACTGTGGTATTTTGCCCGTTACCAGATGGTCATGGCAGCGCGATCGGTCGGAATAGATGCCATCGACTCGCCAATCTTAGATGTTCGCGATGTCGATGCTTATACTGCCGATGCGCGTCGCGGTCTCGCGATGGGATTCACCGGAAAATGGGCGATCCATCCGTTGCAGGTCGCGCCAGCCATGGAGGTGTTTACGCCAGCGCGAGAAAAGGTCGAGTTCGCGCGCAGAGTGGTGTCCGCATACGCGGAGGCGGAGGCGAAGGGGATCGGAAGCATTTTGTTTGAGGGCCAGATGCTTGACGCAGCGGTGGTGCGGAACCACCGACTGTTAGTAGAACATGCCCAGCGCATGGGCCTTTGA
- a CDS encoding 4-carboxy-4-hydroxy-2-oxoadipate aldolase/oxaloacetate decarboxylase: protein MVHVIRSFERPDAALVKEISQYAPSTLHEAQGRTGALTSRIKPIYSGMRACGPALTASCHPSDNLMLITAISLAQPGDVLIVSAGDHPEQGGFGEVLTTACMAKGIVGLVTDAGVRDGLAIRKRGFNVFCYGLSMKGTVKETLGTINRPIVIGGVAVNPGDIISADDDGVVVVPKSNVAAVVKASAERETKEARMMAALEAKGSILELSGMDKVLALKNCTYG from the coding sequence ATGGTTCACGTCATCAGATCATTCGAACGGCCCGACGCGGCTCTCGTCAAGGAAATCTCGCAATATGCGCCCTCGACCTTGCACGAGGCGCAGGGCCGTACGGGCGCGCTGACATCTCGGATCAAGCCGATCTATTCGGGCATGCGCGCCTGCGGGCCGGCGTTGACGGCAAGCTGTCATCCGAGCGACAACCTGATGCTCATTACGGCGATCAGCCTCGCCCAGCCCGGCGACGTCTTGATCGTCAGCGCCGGCGATCATCCGGAGCAGGGGGGATTTGGCGAGGTGTTGACGACGGCCTGCATGGCGAAGGGCATCGTCGGCCTGGTCACGGACGCCGGCGTCCGCGACGGCTTGGCGATCCGCAAACGCGGATTCAACGTCTTCTGCTATGGCTTGTCCATGAAAGGCACGGTCAAGGAGACGCTCGGCACTATCAATCGGCCGATTGTGATCGGCGGTGTTGCCGTCAACCCCGGCGACATCATTAGCGCAGATGATGACGGTGTGGTCGTGGTTCCGAAAAGCAATGTTGCAGCGGTTGTCAAAGCTTCGGCAGAGCGCGAGACCAAGGAAGCGCGGATGATGGCCGCGCTGGAAGCGAAGGGGAGCATCCTAGAACTCTCGGGAATGGACAAAGTCCTTGCTCTGAAGAATTGCACCTACGGCTGA
- a CDS encoding ABC transporter substrate-binding protein has product MRVAAMGKSLRTNAARAAILVAGFFVTTPLLAGDRQYGPGASDTEIKIGQTMPYSGPLSASSAIGKVQAAYFRMINDHGGVNGRKITLISYDDAATPSKTVEQVRKLIESDEVLFTFETLGNASNIAIQKYLNDRKIPQLFVAGRSTRFEDPIKFPWTMGFAPNLRTEIRVYARFILDNYPNARIGLLYQNDETGRDYLTGVKDALGARAGELIVSDASYDVSDPTVDSQVVRLKAAGVDVLINMAASKFAAQVIRKMAELDWKPVHLLGVGSSSIDAVLSPAGIENAKGIISASSFKEAADPTWRDDEGMKRWSAFMDGYYPGGDRKSIFTVYGYSAAELLVQVLKQCGDNLSRENVMAQATSLKNVKLDLLLPGLSVNTSPTDYRVVKEFRMMRFTGKRWEAFGPMVND; this is encoded by the coding sequence ATGAGGGTTGCAGCGATGGGTAAGAGCTTGCGCACGAATGCGGCCAGAGCGGCAATCCTTGTGGCCGGATTTTTCGTCACGACCCCTTTGCTCGCAGGTGATCGTCAATATGGGCCAGGCGCAAGTGATACCGAGATCAAGATCGGCCAGACGATGCCCTATAGCGGTCCGCTGTCGGCATCCTCCGCGATCGGCAAGGTACAGGCAGCCTATTTCCGCATGATCAATGATCATGGCGGCGTCAATGGCCGCAAGATCACGTTGATTTCCTACGACGATGCGGCGACGCCGTCCAAGACCGTGGAGCAGGTCCGCAAGCTCATAGAGAGCGACGAGGTCTTGTTCACATTCGAGACGCTCGGCAATGCCTCGAACATCGCGATTCAGAAATATCTCAATGACCGCAAGATCCCTCAGCTCTTCGTGGCCGGGCGGTCGACGCGTTTCGAGGATCCGATCAAGTTCCCCTGGACGATGGGATTTGCTCCCAATCTGCGCACGGAGATTCGCGTCTACGCGCGGTTCATCCTGGACAACTATCCGAATGCCAGAATCGGTCTGCTCTATCAGAACGATGAGACCGGCAGGGATTATCTGACCGGGGTGAAGGACGCGCTCGGCGCAAGGGCAGGCGAACTCATCGTCAGTGACGCTTCATACGATGTGTCGGACCCGACCGTCGACTCGCAGGTCGTGCGTCTCAAGGCGGCCGGTGTCGACGTCCTCATCAACATGGCTGCCTCGAAATTCGCCGCCCAAGTCATCAGAAAGATGGCAGAGCTCGATTGGAAACCCGTTCACCTCCTTGGCGTAGGCTCGTCCTCGATCGACGCGGTCCTGAGCCCGGCGGGCATTGAGAACGCAAAGGGCATCATCTCGGCGAGCTCGTTCAAGGAGGCCGCTGACCCGACCTGGCGTGATGACGAAGGCATGAAGCGATGGAGCGCCTTCATGGATGGCTATTATCCGGGAGGCGACCGGAAGAGCATCTTCACGGTCTATGGCTATAGCGCCGCCGAGCTGCTGGTGCAGGTCTTGAAGCAATGCGGCGACAATCTCTCGCGCGAGAATGTCATGGCGCAAGCGACGAGCCTGAAAAACGTGAAACTCGATCTGCTGCTCCCGGGGCTCTCCGTCAACACCAGCCCGACCGACTATCGTGTGGTCAAGGAGTTCCGGATGATGCGTTTCACAGGCAAACGATGGGAGGCGTTCGGGCCGATGGTCAACGATTGA
- a CDS encoding alpha/beta hydrolase: protein MTGEAWLPVIEYVQSEWPGRWLAPDLPGHGRSCWGMPYGIGRFAAAVAELLCQAQPVYVLGHSMGAAVAVALASGWFGVDVKRAFALGIKLEWSREDLERSARRAVRPIRWFDDEIDAKKHYVKVSGLEGIVGSRSPMVSAGVVKEHEKWRLAADPRAHFVAAQPPNLLSVLDSRVSFAAGELDTFISPHELRQLQPDAAIFVGAHHNSHIEQPLAVWGWIFNQLQDVLG from the coding sequence ATGACGGGGGAAGCATGGCTTCCGGTGATTGAATATGTGCAGTCTGAATGGCCGGGACGCTGGCTTGCTCCGGATCTTCCAGGACACGGTAGGTCGTGCTGGGGGATGCCTTATGGCATAGGGCGTTTCGCGGCCGCTGTCGCAGAGCTTCTCTGCCAGGCACAGCCCGTTTACGTGCTCGGTCATTCCATGGGGGCCGCCGTGGCTGTTGCGCTCGCAAGCGGTTGGTTCGGAGTCGATGTCAAACGGGCCTTCGCATTAGGCATAAAACTCGAATGGTCACGGGAAGATTTGGAAAGAAGCGCCCGCCGGGCGGTGCGGCCGATCAGGTGGTTCGACGATGAAATCGACGCCAAAAAACACTATGTCAAAGTCAGTGGTTTAGAGGGCATTGTGGGATCGAGAAGCCCGATGGTGAGCGCAGGCGTTGTGAAAGAACATGAGAAGTGGAGATTGGCAGCCGATCCGCGGGCCCATTTCGTAGCTGCCCAACCACCGAACCTGCTAAGTGTGTTGGACTCTCGAGTGTCGTTCGCTGCAGGCGAACTGGATACATTCATCTCGCCCCACGAACTACGTCAATTGCAGCCAGATGCGGCGATTTTCGTTGGAGCCCACCACAACTCTCATATCGAACAGCCACTCGCGGTGTGGGGTTGGATTTTCAATCAATTGCAAGACGTTCTGGGATGA
- a CDS encoding MaoC family dehydratase, with protein sequence MSERPDFIGRAVTRPKGFSYDQFEIGKRIEHHWGRTLNLSESVLFSTLTLSANPTYFNLEYAKKLGEDQIPINPYFVYLVVFGLSVEDLTEGGRVGALVAVEKLRFLRSCYSGDTVTSVSTVQDKRVSATKPDMGLVTWHTQGFNQRGDVVVEYIRTNMMNVRN encoded by the coding sequence ATGTCTGAGCGGCCGGACTTCATCGGGCGGGCAGTCACGAGGCCCAAAGGTTTCTCGTACGACCAGTTCGAGATCGGGAAAAGAATCGAGCACCATTGGGGCCGCACGCTCAACCTGAGCGAAAGCGTTCTGTTCTCGACGCTGACTCTGTCAGCCAATCCGACTTACTTCAATCTTGAATATGCAAAGAAGCTTGGCGAGGACCAGATCCCGATCAACCCGTATTTCGTCTACCTCGTTGTATTCGGCCTCAGCGTTGAGGATCTCACCGAAGGCGGCCGGGTCGGGGCGCTCGTCGCCGTCGAGAAACTTCGCTTCCTTCGCTCCTGTTACTCCGGCGACACCGTGACCTCCGTCAGCACCGTTCAGGACAAACGCGTGTCCGCGACGAAGCCGGATATGGGGCTGGTGACCTGGCACACGCAGGGTTTCAATCAGCGCGGCGATGTCGTCGTCGAGTATATCAGAACCAACATGATGAACGTGAGGAACTGA
- a CDS encoding CaiB/BaiF CoA transferase family protein produces the protein MSGSDKGGALEGIRVIDLTQMLAGPYCTQTLADHGADVIKVEPPAGDRTRSVGPFRPDDSLRAFGGYFASVNRNKRSIVLDLKQVSHREAFLALVRTADVVVENFRQGVMDRFGLSYETLHNENPKLVYAAIRGFGDSRTGDSPYNEWPAYDIVAQAMGGIISITGPNKEVPTKIGPGIGDLVPGVMMAFGIVAALHHANRTGQGQFLDVAMVDGVLSICERIIHQWSFAGTVAVPEGNRHPILSPFGLVPARDGWIAIGIAESASWWKQLCEIISRPDLIVDPRTSTQDARIKHQDLVYETISAFTRQRDKAELMRLFGGVFPFGPVYSSAEIVRDPHFEIRKMIVAVEQPGSQTPVHVAGIPVHFLDTPGSIRRRAPLLGEDTAAILAEVGLSLDTLSVKENSK, from the coding sequence ATGAGCGGTAGCGACAAAGGCGGTGCGCTCGAGGGTATACGAGTCATCGACCTAACGCAGATGCTCGCTGGCCCATACTGCACGCAGACGCTGGCGGACCACGGGGCGGATGTTATCAAGGTCGAACCGCCTGCTGGCGATCGGACTAGGTCTGTCGGTCCCTTTCGGCCAGACGACAGCTTGCGTGCGTTTGGCGGCTATTTTGCCAGCGTCAATCGCAACAAGCGAAGTATAGTTCTGGACCTCAAGCAGGTGAGCCATCGCGAAGCGTTCCTCGCATTGGTTCGTACGGCGGATGTCGTCGTAGAGAATTTCCGTCAGGGCGTGATGGATCGCTTCGGACTATCCTACGAGACTTTGCACAACGAGAATCCAAAGCTCGTTTATGCGGCCATTCGCGGGTTTGGGGACTCCCGAACGGGAGACAGCCCGTACAATGAGTGGCCTGCATACGACATCGTGGCGCAAGCCATGGGCGGAATCATCAGCATCACTGGTCCCAACAAAGAGGTGCCGACCAAGATCGGTCCGGGTATTGGAGATCTTGTGCCTGGCGTAATGATGGCTTTCGGAATTGTCGCGGCGCTCCACCATGCTAATCGAACAGGACAAGGCCAGTTCTTGGACGTGGCGATGGTCGATGGGGTCCTCTCGATTTGCGAGCGGATCATCCATCAATGGTCGTTTGCGGGCACCGTGGCTGTTCCGGAAGGTAACCGCCACCCGATTTTGTCTCCTTTCGGCTTGGTGCCGGCACGGGATGGCTGGATCGCGATTGGGATTGCCGAATCCGCCTCCTGGTGGAAGCAACTTTGCGAGATCATCTCGCGGCCTGATTTGATCGTCGATCCCCGCACGTCGACCCAAGACGCACGGATCAAGCATCAGGATCTGGTTTACGAAACGATCTCCGCGTTTACGAGGCAGCGGGATAAGGCCGAACTTATGCGCTTGTTCGGCGGCGTGTTTCCGTTTGGCCCGGTGTACAGTTCTGCCGAGATTGTCCGAGACCCGCACTTCGAGATCCGTAAAATGATCGTTGCAGTCGAGCAGCCCGGGTCCCAGACGCCGGTACATGTCGCCGGCATTCCTGTTCATTTTCTTGACACGCCCGGGTCGATTCGGCGCCGCGCGCCTCTTTTGGGCGAGGATACTGCTGCAATCCTCGCTGAAGTAGGCCTGTCGCTTGATACCTTATCAGTGAAGGAGAACTCAAAATGA
- a CDS encoding MmgE/PrpD family protein gives MDASNGANATSSIGEIVDRIVELRRKPAPENVVQLARHCLLDWIGVALAAANDPVIEKLRGAVASSSNGFTLVGTRERTSLDAALLINGAAGHILDFDDVHAAVPGHVTVAIAPVVLTLAEVGKGTWNDLITAFVAGYEGMCALSRLMGPAHPRKGFHATATMGTFGAAIAASSFMSASRTETLSAIAIAATQAAGLRAAFGTPLKSIQVGRASVNGHLSATLAMSGLSAPETVFSGIDGFALTHEGGPEQPHAAERGYFIPDTVFKYDASCFVTHAPIECARKARETMPIPFESVSKIEVRIHPHAERICAIRYPKTFLQAKFSLHHTVAMTLLGISTGNLANFEDYISDPDIESWRQKVELLYDGKVGETASFVRVILNDGAAKEFSCDSNKPETNLALQEERLASKFMTLASPILGDDQASEICRTVLRCDRKASVGTLFSLLRPQG, from the coding sequence ATGGACGCGAGCAACGGAGCGAACGCGACAAGCTCCATCGGAGAGATAGTCGATCGCATCGTCGAACTTCGCCGCAAACCAGCGCCGGAGAACGTTGTCCAACTTGCCAGGCATTGTTTACTTGACTGGATCGGGGTTGCACTAGCCGCTGCCAATGATCCCGTGATCGAAAAGCTGCGAGGCGCAGTGGCGTCATCCTCAAATGGCTTTACTCTCGTCGGGACTCGCGAAAGAACCAGCCTGGATGCTGCGTTGCTCATAAATGGAGCAGCCGGGCACATCCTGGATTTCGATGATGTACATGCTGCGGTTCCCGGCCACGTGACGGTTGCGATCGCACCGGTTGTTCTAACGCTCGCTGAGGTCGGGAAGGGGACATGGAATGACTTGATTACTGCCTTTGTAGCCGGATACGAGGGAATGTGTGCGCTATCACGGCTCATGGGACCTGCTCATCCCCGGAAGGGCTTCCATGCAACGGCAACGATGGGAACCTTCGGGGCGGCCATCGCCGCGAGCAGTTTTATGTCTGCCTCGCGCACTGAAACTCTGTCTGCTATCGCGATAGCCGCGACCCAGGCGGCCGGCCTCCGCGCGGCCTTTGGTACGCCCTTGAAGTCGATTCAGGTAGGTCGAGCATCCGTCAATGGCCACTTATCTGCGACCCTTGCAATGAGTGGCCTGTCAGCGCCCGAGACAGTCTTTTCAGGGATCGACGGATTCGCTCTGACGCACGAGGGTGGACCGGAACAGCCACATGCCGCCGAGCGCGGGTATTTTATCCCGGATACAGTATTCAAGTATGATGCTTCCTGTTTTGTTACGCATGCGCCAATTGAATGTGCACGCAAAGCAAGGGAGACTATGCCTATACCGTTTGAGTCTGTGAGCAAGATCGAGGTTCGGATCCATCCACATGCTGAAAGGATCTGTGCGATTCGATATCCAAAGACCTTTCTGCAAGCCAAATTCAGTTTGCACCATACGGTCGCGATGACCCTGTTAGGGATCAGCACTGGCAACCTTGCAAATTTCGAAGACTATATTTCTGATCCCGATATCGAGAGCTGGCGTCAAAAAGTGGAACTGCTGTATGATGGTAAAGTTGGAGAGACAGCCAGTTTCGTTCGGGTGATCCTAAACGATGGTGCCGCCAAGGAGTTCTCTTGCGACAGCAACAAGCCCGAGACAAATCTCGCTCTGCAGGAGGAGCGGCTTGCATCCAAGTTCATGACACTAGCGTCGCCGATACTCGGCGATGATCAGGCGTCGGAAATTTGCCGCACCGTATTAAGATGTGATCGTAAGGCGAGCGTCGGCACGCTATTCAGTCTGTTGCGTCCTCAGGGCTAG
- a CDS encoding MFS transporter, whose amino-acid sequence MAASAGNAFEYFDLTLYTFFAVVIGQVMFPAQDPGAQILLSLGVFGVGYCARPIGAVFFGNYADSRGRKAAVNLSLLLMATGTGLIGIAPTYAQVGLLAPIIVLAGRLLQGFSSGGETGALTTLLVESAPSNRRGFYASWALATQGIATMFGSGAAWIASASLTPEQLNAWGWRIPFFLGIMIVPIARYLRRTLEETLDEVTAAQSKQRAPITVMAANYKKTAILALLGAAGGNVTYVIFNLYMPTYAIHELGLPVSVSVGAGLCAAITTAVLAPLGGYLSDIFGRKPPQIIARILIIVLAYPAFMLISAKPSTLVLLATVTGMSFLLAMISGYYAHMAESFPKSVRASGFATMYALSTVLIGGFSQMIITALIQWTGNKTIPASYLVIVGLLSLIGVIFLRPHQPEPGDVLVHADAPGTAVLRPASLPEA is encoded by the coding sequence ATGGCGGCCTCTGCCGGCAACGCCTTCGAGTATTTCGATCTGACGCTCTACACATTCTTTGCCGTCGTGATCGGTCAAGTGATGTTCCCGGCCCAGGATCCAGGTGCGCAGATTCTCTTGTCCCTCGGCGTGTTTGGCGTTGGTTATTGCGCGCGTCCGATTGGTGCGGTCTTCTTCGGCAATTACGCCGATAGCCGCGGTCGCAAGGCAGCCGTCAACTTGTCCCTGCTGCTAATGGCAACCGGCACCGGCCTGATCGGGATCGCGCCAACCTACGCACAGGTCGGCCTCTTGGCGCCGATCATCGTCCTCGCGGGGCGGCTCCTCCAAGGTTTCTCGTCGGGCGGAGAGACGGGGGCGTTGACGACCTTGCTGGTCGAATCGGCCCCGAGCAATCGGCGTGGATTCTACGCAAGCTGGGCGCTTGCGACGCAGGGCATCGCGACGATGTTCGGTTCGGGCGCCGCCTGGATCGCGTCGGCATCCCTCACACCGGAGCAATTGAACGCTTGGGGATGGCGAATTCCGTTCTTTCTCGGCATCATGATTGTCCCCATCGCCAGATATCTCCGCCGCACGCTGGAGGAGACCCTCGACGAGGTCACCGCGGCCCAGTCGAAGCAGCGCGCGCCGATCACGGTGATGGCCGCGAACTACAAGAAGACCGCGATCCTGGCGCTGCTGGGGGCAGCTGGAGGTAACGTCACCTACGTGATCTTCAATCTTTACATGCCGACCTATGCCATCCACGAGCTCGGATTGCCGGTCAGCGTGTCGGTCGGCGCGGGGCTGTGCGCCGCGATCACGACCGCCGTCCTCGCCCCGCTCGGCGGATACCTTTCGGACATCTTCGGGCGGAAGCCTCCCCAGATCATCGCGCGTATCCTGATCATCGTGTTGGCCTATCCTGCCTTCATGTTGATCAGCGCCAAGCCGAGCACCCTCGTCCTACTCGCGACGGTCACGGGGATGAGCTTCCTCCTGGCGATGATCTCCGGATATTATGCTCACATGGCCGAGAGCTTCCCCAAGAGCGTCCGGGCAAGCGGCTTCGCGACGATGTACGCGCTTTCAACCGTCCTGATCGGCGGATTCTCTCAGATGATCATCACAGCCTTGATCCAATGGACGGGAAACAAGACGATCCCGGCCTCATACTTGGTGATCGTCGGCCTCTTGTCGCTGATCGGTGTGATCTTCCTTCGGCCGCACCAACCCGAACCGGGCGACGTTCTTGTTCACGCCGATGCGCCTGGCACCGCCGTTCTCCGACCCGCCTCCCTACCTGAGGCATGA
- a CDS encoding amino acid ABC transporter ATP-binding protein: MIKFCNVNKWYGSYQALADINAEVKRGEVVVVCGPSGSGKSTLIRTVNRLEEIQSGELMFDDQNVHARMSGTQLNRLRSHIGFVFQSFNLFPHLSVLDNIMLSPMRIKGVDRSTAHDKAMLLLDRVGLASKASAHPAQLSGGQQQRVAIARALAMEPPAMLFDEPTSALDPEMVGEVLAVMRSLANEGMTMMCVTHEMGFAREVADRVWFMDAGRIVEIASPDKFFGNPEHPRAKRFLSDLRTRQ; this comes from the coding sequence ATGATCAAATTCTGCAACGTCAACAAGTGGTACGGAAGCTACCAGGCGCTTGCCGACATCAACGCCGAGGTGAAGCGCGGCGAGGTCGTGGTCGTGTGCGGTCCGTCCGGCTCGGGCAAGTCGACCCTGATCCGAACCGTCAATCGGCTCGAGGAAATTCAGTCCGGTGAGCTCATGTTCGACGATCAGAACGTCCACGCCCGGATGAGCGGGACGCAGCTCAACCGCTTGCGTAGTCACATCGGCTTCGTGTTCCAGAGCTTCAACCTTTTTCCCCATTTGTCTGTGCTCGACAATATCATGCTGTCGCCGATGAGGATCAAAGGTGTCGATCGCAGCACGGCCCACGACAAGGCGATGTTGCTGCTGGATCGCGTCGGGCTTGCATCGAAGGCGTCAGCGCATCCGGCGCAACTGTCCGGCGGTCAGCAGCAGCGCGTCGCGATCGCACGCGCGCTGGCGATGGAGCCCCCGGCGATGCTGTTCGACGAGCCGACCAGTGCGCTCGATCCGGAAATGGTCGGCGAGGTTCTCGCGGTCATGCGCAGCCTCGCGAACGAAGGAATGACCATGATGTGCGTGACCCACGAGATGGGTTTCGCGCGCGAAGTGGCCGACCGCGTCTGGTTCATGGATGCCGGTCGCATCGTCGAGATTGCGTCGCCGGACAAGTTCTTTGGCAATCCGGAGCATCCCCGCGCCAAACGCTTCCTGTCGGACTTGCGCACGCGCCAGTAG
- a CDS encoding ABC transporter substrate-binding protein — protein sequence MHSTAPLLTAALVAASLAGASAGARADQFQDIMQRKELRCGTFADVPPFAAPDPKTREMVGFDVDLCGAIAKRLGVTAKITPLSVEARVPEVKLGHIDIAVANLAYTLSRAEQIQFSDPYYIAKEMLAVRATDPGKTKDDFKGKRLASTKGSTSELSIKLNGSDPLVFQDTGSVFMAVQQNKAAGMVANTMTIVKLVAESKKGGVELKMIEDPMLLEPIGVGMKKDEPALLAKINETLVAMDGAGEINQLWNKWLGPETEYRLTRTEKVVPLSQLQFTPIP from the coding sequence ATGCATTCGACCGCCCCATTATTGACAGCCGCTCTCGTTGCCGCGAGCCTCGCAGGGGCTAGCGCGGGGGCGCGAGCTGATCAATTCCAGGATATCATGCAGCGCAAGGAGTTGCGTTGCGGGACGTTTGCCGATGTGCCGCCGTTTGCGGCGCCGGATCCCAAGACGCGCGAGATGGTCGGGTTTGACGTCGATCTGTGCGGCGCCATCGCCAAGCGGCTCGGCGTGACCGCCAAGATCACGCCACTGTCGGTCGAGGCGCGGGTTCCCGAGGTCAAGCTTGGGCACATCGACATTGCGGTCGCCAACCTCGCCTATACGCTAAGCCGGGCCGAGCAAATCCAGTTCAGTGATCCCTACTATATCGCCAAGGAGATGCTGGCGGTGAGGGCGACCGATCCCGGCAAAACCAAGGACGATTTCAAGGGCAAGCGGCTGGCCTCAACCAAGGGTTCCACGTCGGAATTGTCGATCAAGCTCAACGGCTCCGATCCCCTCGTGTTTCAGGACACCGGATCCGTCTTCATGGCGGTCCAGCAGAACAAGGCGGCTGGGATGGTCGCCAACACGATGACCATCGTGAAGCTGGTCGCCGAATCGAAGAAGGGCGGCGTCGAGCTCAAGATGATCGAAGACCCGATGCTACTCGAACCGATCGGTGTCGGAATGAAGAAGGATGAGCCCGCGCTGCTCGCCAAGATCAATGAGACGCTTGTCGCGATGGACGGCGCCGGCGAGATCAATCAGCTCTGGAACAAGTGGCTCGGTCCGGAGACTGAATATCGCCTGACGCGGACGGAAAAGGTCGTCCCGCTCAGCCAATTGCAGTTCACGCCGATTCCGTGA
- a CDS encoding D-2-hydroxyacid dehydrogenase family protein — translation MKAKKGPEMRRLAILDDVLRISPRLVDWSKVAETYQIQVFDRNLSVPEEAAVELEPFEVICCLRERMSLPRALLEGLPNLKLICVTGPYHRTLDLAAATELGIVVSYTEMRGPLAVTCELSWAHLLALTKNVALEDRRMRAGGWQSTVGMSLTGKVLGLCGLGRVGRQMVQVAKAFDMTVHAWSSNLTAEKAAEAGTVLVSKEDLFRKSDIVSVHLVLSDRSRHTIGAREIAMMKPSAYLINTARGPLVDEEALIAALQEKRIAGAGLDVFHVEPLPPDHPLRKMDNVVVTPHLGFSTEEIYKIFWGDTAENVEAFIAARPIRVLNPDVLGSRALRRTELIS, via the coding sequence ATGAAAGCGAAGAAAGGCCCTGAGATGCGACGCCTCGCCATTCTCGATGATGTCCTCAGGATCTCGCCACGGCTCGTCGATTGGTCGAAGGTCGCGGAGACGTATCAGATCCAAGTGTTCGACCGGAACCTGTCCGTTCCGGAAGAGGCCGCGGTGGAACTGGAGCCGTTCGAGGTCATTTGCTGCCTTCGCGAGCGGATGAGCCTGCCGCGGGCACTTCTCGAAGGTTTGCCCAACCTGAAGCTGATCTGTGTGACCGGTCCCTACCATCGGACACTGGATCTCGCCGCGGCGACGGAGCTTGGCATCGTCGTGTCCTACACGGAGATGCGGGGCCCGCTCGCCGTGACGTGCGAGCTCTCGTGGGCGCATCTCCTCGCACTCACCAAGAACGTCGCCCTGGAAGACAGGCGGATGCGCGCCGGTGGTTGGCAGAGCACGGTCGGCATGTCGCTCACCGGAAAGGTATTGGGTCTCTGCGGGCTGGGGCGAGTGGGCCGCCAGATGGTGCAGGTTGCCAAGGCCTTCGACATGACGGTCCATGCCTGGAGCTCGAACCTGACGGCAGAGAAAGCCGCCGAGGCTGGAACCGTCCTGGTGTCGAAGGAGGATCTCTTCCGGAAGAGCGACATCGTCAGCGTGCATCTGGTCCTGAGCGACCGCAGCCGTCACACGATTGGTGCCCGCGAGATCGCGATGATGAAGCCGAGCGCTTACCTGATCAACACGGCACGGGGACCGCTCGTCGATGAAGAAGCCTTGATCGCCGCGCTTCAGGAGAAACGTATCGCAGGGGCGGGTCTCGACGTATTCCACGTGGAGCCGCTTCCGCCGGACCATCCATTGCGCAAGATGGACAATGTCGTGGTGACGCCGCATCTCGGTTTTTCGACGGAGGAAATCTACAAGATTTTCTGGGGTGATACCGCCGAGAACGTCGAAGCCTTCATCGCCGCTCGTCCTATCCGGGTGCTCAATCCGGATGTACTCGGCTCCCGAGCTCTGCGGAGGACGGAACTGATTAGCTAG